The following are encoded together in the Bos taurus isolate L1 Dominette 01449 registration number 42190680 breed Hereford chromosome 10, ARS-UCD2.0, whole genome shotgun sequence genome:
- the F2RL1 gene encoding proteinase-activated receptor 2 precursor (The RefSeq protein has 1 substitution compared to this genomic sequence), giving the protein MRSPSAAWLLGGVLLLAASGSCNRTVPGNKSKGRSLIGNVDNSPVVAGRGVTVKPGFSVDEFSTSVLTGKLTTVFLPVVYTIVFVVGLPSNGMALWVFLFRTKKKHPAVIYMANLALADLLSVTWFPLKIAYHIHGNNWIYGESLCKVLIGFFYGNMYCSILFMTCLSVQRYWVIVNPMVHPKKQANIAIGVSLGIWLLILLLTIPLYVVKQTSYIRALNITTCHDVLPEEVLVGDMFNYFLSLAIGVFLFPAFLTASAYVLMIRTLQSSAMDESSGKKRRRAIKLIVTVLAMYLICFTPSNLLLVVHYFLIKTRGQSHVYALYIVALCLSTLNSCIDPFVYYFISQDFRDHAKNALLCRSVRTVKRMQVSLSSKKFSGKSSSYSSSSTSVKGSY; this is encoded by the exons ATGCGAAGCCCGAGCGCGGCGTGGCTGCTCGGGGGCGTCCTCCTGCTGGCGGCCTCTGGCTCCTGCAACCGCACCGTCCCAG GAAACAAGTCTAAAGGAAGAAGCTTCATTGGTAACGTGGATAACTCACCTGTGGTCGCTGGCAGAGGCGTGACAGTGAAACCAGGCTTTTCCGTGGATGAGTTTTCTACCTCCGTCCTCACTGGAAAGCTAACTACTGTCTTTCTTCCAGTTGTCTACACGATCGTATTCGTGGTTGGTTTGCCAAGCAATGGCATGGCCCTGTGGGTCTTTCTTTTCCGAACAAAGAAGAAGCACCCCGCTGTGATTTACATGGCCAACCTGGCCTTGGCCGACCTCCTGTCGGTTACGTGGTTCCCTTTGAAGATCGCTTATCACATCCATGGCAACAACTGGATTTACGGGGAGTCTCTTTGCAAGGTGCTCATTGGCTTTTTCTACGGCAACATGTACTGCTCCATCCTCTTCATGACCTGCCTTAGCGTGCAGAGATACTGGGTCATCGTGAACCCCATGGTGCACCCCAAGAAGCAGGCAAACATTGCCATCGGCGTCTCTCTGGGAATATGGCTGCTCATTCTGCTGCTTACCATCCCCTTGTACGTCGTGAAGCAGACCTCCTACATCCGGGCCCTTAACATCACGACCTGTCACGACGTTTTGCCGGAGGAGGTGCTGGTGGGAGACATGTTCAATTACTTCCTGTCTCTGGCCATCGGAGTCTTTCTATTCCCAGCCTTCCTCACGGCCTCGGCCTATGTGCTCATGATCCGGACCCTCCAGTCTTCTGCCATGGATGAGAGCTCAGGAAAGAAGAGGCGGAGGGCCATCAAGCTCATTGTCACCGTCCTGGCCATGTACCTGATCTGCTTCACTCCCAGTAACCTTCTGCTCGTGGTGCACTACTTCCTGATTAAGACCCGGGGCCAGAGTCACGTCTACGCCCTGTACATCGTGGCCCTCTGCCTCTCCACCCTCAACAGCTGCATCGACCCCTTTGTCTATTACTTCATTTCACAGGACTTCAGGGATCACGCCAAGAACGCCCTTCTCTGCCGGAGCGTCCGTACTGTAAAGCGGATGCAGGTATCCCTCTCGTCAAAGAAATTCTCGGGGAAATCCAGCTCTTACTCTTCAAGTTCAACCAGTGTCAAAGGCTCCTACTGA
- the S100Z gene encoding protein S100-Z: MPTQLEIAMNIMIRTFHRYSCREGDRFKLNKGELKMLLQRELTEFLSCQKDPELVDKIMQDLDANKDNEVDFNEFVVMVAALTVACNDYFVEQLKKKGK; encoded by the exons ATGCCCACCCAGCTGGAGATTGCCATGAACATCATGATTAGAACCTTCCACCGCTACTCCTGCAGGGAAGGAGACAGGTTCAAGCTCAACAAGGGGGAGCTGAAGATGCTCCTGCAGCGAGAGCTCACAGAATTCCTCTCG tgCCAGAAGGATCCCGAGCTGGTTGATAAGATTATGCAGGACCTGGATGCCAACAAGGACAATGAAGTGGATTTTAATGAATTCGTAGTCATGGTGGCAGCTCTGACGGTCGCTTGTAATGACTACTTTGTAGAACaactgaagaagaaaggaaagtaa